In Nitrospirota bacterium, a single genomic region encodes these proteins:
- a CDS encoding FAD-dependent oxidoreductase: MTTPCDVLVIGAGVSGAAAALAAARSGVKTILAEKENFLGGVGYSGLFQYICGLYLNGKAMPKETLNDGIVREIVSNLNKLSPQRTIKKIGQVYVLPYSREDLSSVFNSLCGNVPKLNVMFDATAVTVRKKGKTIVEVGLKQHGTIHKITSNVVIDCTGNGDVSAMAGADFELSSPAKRQLAGFTIHLNGLKNADETLAIKVPYHLSQAVKMKLLPAYLRFTSFTKGESPDEGFLKLNPGYENSRRNEVVLKNAEKALRYLADKLPSFKNACVAGTSLRVMDREGRRIRGEYVLTEDDIINAGKFNDGVVKNSWPIEIWDKRKGTIYKYVKSGDYYEVPFRCLKAKGIDNLLLAGRCISVTHEALGSTRVMGTCISLGEQAGLAAAFKVKNGKFPFGDIEKPQRAQR; encoded by the coding sequence ATGACCACTCCCTGTGATGTGCTTGTGATCGGCGCGGGTGTTTCAGGCGCAGCGGCAGCATTGGCTGCGGCGCGCTCAGGCGTCAAAACCATTTTGGCGGAGAAAGAAAACTTCCTCGGAGGCGTTGGTTACTCCGGCTTGTTCCAATATATATGCGGATTATATTTGAACGGTAAAGCCATGCCGAAGGAAACTTTAAATGACGGGATCGTCAGAGAGATCGTCAGCAATCTAAATAAATTATCTCCTCAAAGAACGATTAAAAAGATCGGGCAGGTTTATGTGCTTCCATATTCAAGAGAAGACCTGTCGTCTGTTTTTAATTCATTGTGCGGGAATGTACCGAAGTTAAATGTTATGTTTGATGCAACTGCTGTAACGGTCAGGAAGAAAGGCAAGACGATCGTTGAGGTCGGATTAAAGCAGCATGGAACCATTCACAAAATAACCTCTAACGTTGTGATCGACTGCACAGGGAATGGGGATGTTTCTGCGATGGCGGGAGCGGATTTCGAATTGTCCTCTCCGGCGAAAAGGCAACTGGCGGGATTTACCATTCATTTGAATGGACTAAAAAACGCAGACGAAACACTGGCAATCAAAGTGCCTTATCATTTATCACAGGCGGTAAAAATGAAACTGCTTCCCGCGTATTTGAGGTTTACCTCCTTCACTAAAGGAGAGTCTCCGGATGAAGGATTTTTGAAGTTGAATCCTGGCTATGAGAACAGCAGGCGCAATGAAGTAGTTTTAAAAAATGCTGAAAAGGCGCTCCGCTATTTAGCGGACAAACTGCCTTCATTTAAGAACGCCTGCGTTGCCGGGACTTCCCTGAGAGTAATGGACAGGGAGGGCAGAAGAATTCGCGGTGAATATGTTCTTACTGAAGATGATATAATCAACGCCGGAAAATTTAATGACGGCGTTGTCAAGAATTCCTGGCCCATAGAGATATGGGACAAAAGAAAAGGAACGATCTACAAATACGTCAAGTCAGGAGACTACTACGAGGTCCCCTTCCGGTGTCTGAAGGCAAAAGGAATTGATAACTTATTACTGGCAGGACGCTGTATCTCCGTCACTCATGAAGCCCTCGGCTCCACGCGGGTCATGGGCACTTGTATCTCACTTGGAGAACAGGCAGGCCTGGCAGCAGCATTTAAAGTGAAAAACGGGAAGTTCCCTTTCGGTGATATAGAAAAACCACAGAGAGCACAGAGATAA
- a CDS encoding cobalamin B12-binding domain-containing protein: MRILLVKPHPQLLIAKRLQQGFLHLEPLELEIVAGGVPEGNEITICDLGIEKEPLEAFHDQLHKINPHIVGFTGYSSQSSMVKKLARLVKEHIPSAITVAGGVHATIIPADYAGGEIDIIVRGEGGTTFREIVNRYKEGLPLHFGDVSLSPQDPDFLRKAEAPPPEFPPVEDIPRPRRDLVQRSKYFCVWTSAPENSLDTIFPQTASMRTSTGCAFNCSFCVVHHIMRGKYLQRTPEDVVDEISQIKEDNIYFVDDETFLNKKRMTAVAELLLQRGIKKKYISWARSDTIAKNPELFQLWKKAGLGLVYVGLESMRGSQLDNYNKRTNVETNRKAISVLRGIGITLHASFIVDPDFYVDDFVALEKEVLDLCPAEVTFTVFSPAPGTELFQKHKDDFICDPFLFYDCMHTILPTRLGLKKFYAHFARLSSVALRANPLRVNKVKVPKREIARIIYRGTKYIFALRNMYKDYNVPQ; the protein is encoded by the coding sequence TTGCGCATCTTACTTGTCAAACCGCATCCGCAGCTGCTTATAGCAAAACGCCTGCAGCAGGGGTTTCTGCATCTGGAACCTCTGGAACTGGAGATAGTTGCCGGGGGCGTGCCTGAGGGAAATGAAATAACGATCTGTGATCTGGGCATTGAAAAGGAACCGCTTGAGGCCTTCCATGATCAATTGCACAAGATAAATCCGCACATCGTCGGGTTCACCGGATACAGCTCCCAGTCCTCGATGGTGAAAAAACTGGCGCGGCTCGTTAAAGAACATATCCCTTCGGCAATTACTGTGGCAGGGGGCGTTCACGCGACAATTATCCCTGCTGATTACGCGGGAGGCGAAATTGATATCATTGTGCGCGGCGAAGGCGGGACAACATTCCGCGAGATAGTAAATCGTTATAAGGAAGGACTGCCGCTTCACTTTGGTGACGTTTCTCTCTCTCCTCAAGACCCTGACTTTCTCAGAAAAGCTGAAGCCCCGCCGCCTGAATTCCCCCCGGTAGAGGACATACCGAGACCGAGGAGAGACCTGGTGCAGCGCTCGAAATATTTCTGCGTCTGGACCTCAGCCCCTGAAAACAGCCTCGATACGATATTCCCTCAGACTGCAAGTATGCGCACCTCCACAGGCTGCGCGTTTAACTGTTCCTTCTGCGTCGTGCATCATATCATGCGCGGCAAATATCTTCAGCGCACTCCTGAAGACGTGGTCGATGAGATCAGTCAAATAAAAGAAGACAACATTTACTTCGTAGATGACGAAACTTTTTTAAATAAAAAGCGTATGACCGCTGTTGCCGAGCTTCTGCTTCAGCGGGGTATTAAAAAGAAATACATCAGTTGGGCCAGAAGCGACACCATCGCTAAAAATCCTGAATTGTTTCAGTTGTGGAAAAAAGCCGGACTGGGTCTGGTCTATGTCGGGCTGGAGTCAATGAGAGGGTCGCAGCTGGACAATTACAATAAGAGGACAAACGTTGAGACCAACCGCAAGGCCATATCCGTGCTTCGCGGAATCGGCATCACCCTTCACGCAAGCTTTATAGTTGACCCTGATTTCTACGTGGATGATTTTGTCGCGCTTGAGAAGGAGGTCCTGGACCTCTGTCCTGCCGAGGTCACTTTTACGGTATTTTCTCCTGCGCCGGGCACTGAGTTGTTTCAGAAACATAAGGACGACTTTATCTGCGACCCCTTTTTATTTTATGACTGCATGCACACCATCCTGCCGACAAGGCTCGGACTGAAGAAATTCTACGCGCATTTCGCGAGGCTGTCCAGCGTGGCCCTCAGGGCGAATCCGCTAAGGGTCAACAAGGTCAAGGTCCCAAAGAGAGAGATCGCCAGGATCATTTACCGCGGGACAAAATACATCTTCGCGCTGAGAAATATGTACAAGGATTACAATGTGCCTCAATGA
- a CDS encoding acyl--CoA ligase, which produces MKVFAIIKKETENFRDKIAVIDDGDRVTYGQLISSAELIASSLKAEGVLQFHRVGLLCGDSIDYIAASLAVLSLSAVVVPISTDHREDEINEILEKIAVDFLLFEKGPYTDNEAPGLSSKGFVKKDLYIKKRAVKEKPCDEYFKINPAFIRFSSGTTGASKGVVLSHEAIIERTDAADRGMRITSADTVLWVLSMSFHFVVTILLFLRRASAIVLCGDRFPVSLIEGVTNHKGTFIYASPFHYNLLANSNLLSPGPLKNIRMAVSTAMKLPESVAGEFFAKFGIKLTEAYGIIEVGLPFINLSEDEDNRNSVGRVLPDYEILIYNKDESGVGEIHIRGKGMLNAYFSPWQNRESILKDGWFNTGDLGRINEDGFLTIAGRGKDVINFVGMKVFPYEVETVINNFPGVKESFVYGEDHPRYGQLPMSKIVPEKDADIPLDELKKFCYRKLAQYKVPKGFEIVSGIPKTPSGKIRRC; this is translated from the coding sequence ATGAAAGTCTTTGCCATAATAAAAAAAGAAACGGAAAACTTCAGAGACAAAATCGCTGTCATCGATGATGGCGACCGTGTGACATACGGTCAGTTGATCTCTTCCGCTGAGCTGATCGCTTCATCCCTGAAAGCTGAAGGCGTTCTTCAATTCCATCGCGTGGGGCTTCTCTGCGGCGACAGCATTGATTATATCGCTGCAAGTTTGGCTGTGCTGTCTCTTTCAGCGGTAGTCGTGCCAATCTCTACCGATCACAGGGAAGATGAGATCAACGAGATACTGGAAAAGATCGCGGTGGATTTCCTGCTTTTTGAAAAGGGCCCATACACTGATAATGAAGCCCCTGGTCTTTCATCAAAAGGATTTGTCAAAAAAGATCTTTACATTAAAAAGAGGGCCGTTAAAGAAAAACCCTGCGATGAGTATTTTAAAATCAATCCCGCGTTCATCAGGTTCAGCTCCGGCACAACCGGCGCAAGCAAAGGCGTTGTCCTGTCCCATGAGGCGATCATCGAAAGGACTGATGCGGCTGACAGAGGAATGAGAATTACCTCTGCCGATACAGTGCTGTGGGTGCTTTCCATGAGCTTTCATTTCGTAGTGACCATCCTCCTTTTTCTGCGCCGCGCCTCAGCCATTGTGCTCTGCGGTGACCGCTTCCCGGTATCTTTGATAGAAGGCGTGACCAATCACAAAGGCACTTTTATCTACGCCTCTCCTTTTCATTACAATCTGTTGGCAAACTCCAACCTGCTCTCACCCGGCCCTCTGAAAAACATTCGCATGGCTGTCTCCACGGCAATGAAACTGCCTGAGAGTGTCGCCGGTGAATTTTTTGCGAAATTCGGCATCAAATTGACCGAGGCATACGGGATCATTGAAGTGGGGCTGCCTTTTATAAACCTCTCTGAAGATGAAGACAATCGAAACTCTGTCGGCAGGGTATTGCCCGACTATGAGATATTGATTTACAACAAAGACGAAAGCGGAGTGGGAGAAATTCATATCAGGGGAAAGGGGATGCTGAATGCTTATTTTTCACCTTGGCAAAACAGGGAGAGTATTTTAAAAGACGGCTGGTTTAACACAGGAGATTTAGGCAGGATAAATGAAGACGGATTTCTTACCATAGCCGGACGCGGGAAGGACGTAATTAACTTCGTCGGGATGAAGGTTTTCCCCTATGAGGTGGAAACAGTCATTAATAATTTCCCCGGCGTGAAGGAATCGTTTGTGTACGGCGAGGACCATCCGAGATACGGGCAACTGCCGATGTCAAAGATTGTCCCGGAAAAAGATGCTGACATCCCGTTAGACGAGTTAAAGAAGTTTTGTTACCGGAAGCTTGCGCAGTATAAAGTGCCGAAAGGCTTTGAGATAGTCAGCGGCATCCCCAAAACTCCCAGCGGCAAGATCAGGAGATGCTGA
- a CDS encoding acyloxyacyl hydrolase has product MGFSKAKSHWTFLGGFGQTHRNLGSTHVRVQQADTILQYGYFLTEEAGRSWYKVRHEILIELPISYVFHPDDGIMTGINFLACWDFTASEKIVPYFFAGGGLVYTNIDIPGLGSDYNGNYQGGVGVHYFIDKNVTLDLNYRLHHVSNANTVKPNDPLNSSKFLFGLSFLTN; this is encoded by the coding sequence TTGGGATTCAGCAAAGCAAAAAGCCACTGGACTTTTCTGGGAGGCTTCGGGCAGACCCACAGAAACCTCGGCAGCACTCATGTGAGGGTCCAGCAGGCGGACACGATACTTCAGTACGGTTATTTTCTGACCGAAGAGGCTGGGAGATCATGGTACAAGGTGCGCCATGAAATACTGATCGAGCTGCCTATCTCCTATGTCTTTCATCCTGATGACGGCATCATGACAGGGATAAACTTTTTGGCGTGCTGGGATTTTACCGCTTCTGAAAAGATCGTGCCCTACTTCTTTGCAGGAGGCGGGTTAGTTTACACAAATATTGATATACCGGGGCTGGGCTCGGATTACAATGGCAATTACCAGGGCGGGGTCGGCGTGCATTATTTCATAGACAAAAATGTCACCCTTGACCTGAACTACCGCTTGCACCATGTATCAAATGCAAATACCGTCAAACCGAATGACCCGCTGAATTCAAGCAAGTTCCTGTTCGGCTTGTCGTTTTTGACTAATTAA
- a CDS encoding alpha/beta fold hydrolase — translation MDTIYYEGPEKAGNSHLIVFLPGRGDRLGTYMKHGFIDAIRQKGLNVDMAEADAYEAYYQDGSIGVRLREDIIGPAKAKGYKHIWLVGISMGGTGALLYASKYPDDISGVIAFSPFLGDEEIIGKIKNADGVQNWNPGRITEDDWQDFLWLWIKNYETEKSLPVYLGYGDHDRFAPVNNIFATALPRDHVVVINGAHDWQTWETLWGIFIEKLRPEINPKD, via the coding sequence ATGGACACAATCTATTACGAAGGACCGGAGAAGGCTGGAAATTCTCATCTCATTGTTTTCCTCCCCGGAAGGGGCGACAGATTAGGGACATACATGAAGCATGGTTTTATTGATGCCATACGGCAGAAGGGATTAAACGTTGACATGGCGGAAGCAGACGCTTATGAAGCCTACTATCAGGACGGAAGCATCGGCGTCAGATTGAGGGAAGACATTATCGGACCTGCTAAGGCAAAAGGTTACAAGCATATCTGGCTCGTGGGTATCTCAATGGGAGGGACAGGTGCGCTGCTCTACGCGAGCAAGTACCCTGATGACATATCCGGCGTTATAGCATTCTCGCCGTTTTTGGGAGACGAAGAGATAATCGGCAAAATTAAAAATGCGGATGGAGTTCAAAATTGGAATCCGGGCAGGATAACCGAAGACGACTGGCAGGATTTTCTATGGCTGTGGATCAAGAATTATGAAACAGAGAAATCCCTTCCGGTATATCTTGGATACGGCGACCATGACCGTTTTGCTCCCGTAAATAATATATTCGCGACAGCCCTCCCGCGCGATCACGTTGTCGTAATCAACGGCGCGCATGACTGGCAAACATGGGAAACCCTCTGGGGAATATTTATTGAGAAACTAAGGCCGGAGATAAATCCGAAAGATTAA
- the rsgA gene encoding ribosome small subunit-dependent GTPase A: MTKLSDIGFEQWFQAHVSDLRQEGWNITRVSAVDRGSYLVRNETKEVPAELAGKFYFQVKSSVDLPCVGDWVTVQYHSNDTAAIIHEVFPRKTFLRRKSAGEKVDFQMIAANIDVAFIVQSCHFDFNVRRMDRYLVMAADGGVEPIVILTKTDLITPEEMEQKLAAIRSSAITARVLALSNITGIGFNEFQQVLVSGRTYCLLGSSGVGKTTLLNRLIGQDAFDTKAVSGTGEGIHTTARRQLIVLNQGSMLIDTPGMRELGLLGVSEGVNQGFEDIVQLSLNCRYANCGHTQEPGCAVRAAVTSGALTEDRYSSYMKLKKESEYHELSYIDKRKKDRAFGRFIKSAKKQMKD, encoded by the coding sequence ATGACGAAATTGAGTGATATAGGTTTCGAACAATGGTTTCAAGCGCATGTCAGTGACTTGCGTCAAGAGGGTTGGAACATTACACGTGTGTCAGCAGTTGATCGCGGCTCATACCTCGTCAGAAATGAGACCAAGGAAGTCCCAGCCGAACTCGCCGGGAAATTCTATTTCCAAGTTAAATCCTCGGTTGACCTGCCGTGCGTCGGAGATTGGGTAACCGTGCAATATCACAGCAACGACACTGCGGCAATTATCCACGAGGTGTTTCCGAGAAAGACCTTTCTGCGCCGCAAATCTGCCGGTGAAAAGGTGGATTTCCAGATGATAGCGGCCAACATTGACGTCGCTTTCATTGTCCAGTCGTGTCACTTTGACTTCAATGTGCGGAGGATGGATCGGTATTTGGTAATGGCAGCTGACGGGGGTGTTGAGCCGATTGTTATTCTTACCAAGACGGACTTGATCACCCCCGAAGAAATGGAGCAGAAGCTTGCTGCCATTAGATCGAGCGCCATTACAGCCAGAGTCCTTGCCCTCAGCAATATCACGGGCATCGGATTTAACGAATTCCAGCAGGTGTTAGTCTCGGGAAGAACATATTGCCTACTCGGTTCATCGGGGGTCGGCAAAACAACACTCCTCAACCGCCTGATCGGGCAAGACGCTTTTGACACAAAGGCCGTCAGTGGAACAGGAGAAGGCATACATACAACTGCGCGCCGCCAGCTTATTGTTCTTAATCAAGGTTCCATGTTGATTGATACGCCGGGAATGCGAGAACTGGGTCTTCTCGGTGTGAGCGAAGGGGTCAACCAAGGCTTTGAAGACATTGTCCAGCTTTCCCTGAATTGTCGCTATGCAAATTGTGGCCACACGCAGGAACCCGGCTGTGCGGTCCGAGCCGCAGTCACAAGCGGTGCATTGACTGAAGATCGCTATTCCAGCTATATGAAGCTCAAGAAGGAGTCGGAGTACCATGAGCTGTCGTACATAGACAAACGGAAGAAGGATAGAGCATTCGGACGCTTCATTAAATCTGCAAAGAAACAAATGAAGGACTGA